In Zea mays cultivar B73 chromosome 7, Zm-B73-REFERENCE-NAM-5.0, whole genome shotgun sequence, the following proteins share a genomic window:
- the LOC100193415 gene encoding uncharacterized protein LOC100193415 — protein MARRGAAAKGTWRPRRKPSRAQADVDGDAVHRGAEGGRPPPKGHTTATGSGGFFCCYLLRSLCPRSKGRTYIGFTVNPRRRIRQHNGEIVSGAWRTRRGRPWEMVLCIYGFPSNVAALQFEWAWQHPTESLAVRKAAAEFKSLGGIGNKVKLAYTMLNLPSWESLNLTVNFFSSKNTKFTTGCPSLPSQMKAVVCGMEDLQCQPDGPSSEEDDNDIRDESQDNGEEPPDSPIRDGFSYSDYCFQQPSSDQAQPMDEQTISAGSGVEDDFVDEFASSMERSEILGTRRGLNGPRTSPLCSLGACSNDDGLEEEAGLMSPLLMPNASSDAGDGRHILNGNHVVDLVTPTPLGRLRRRDCISSICPKIIDLTSSPIVIQL, from the exons ATGGCCAGGAGGGGAGCGGCGGCGAAGGGAACCTGGAGGCCGAGGAGGAAACCCTCGCGCGCGCAAGCGGATGTCGACGGCGACGCGGTACACCGCGGCGCCGAAGGCGGGCGCCCTCCGCCAAAGGGACACACAACTGCCACCGGCAGCGGCGGGTTTTTCTGCTGCTACCTGCTCCGGTCCCTCTGCCCGCGCAGCAAGGGCCGCACCTACATCGGCTTCACGGTGAACCCGCGCCGCCGGATCCGGCAACACAACGGCGAGATCGTCAGCGGCGCGTGGCGGACCCGGCGCGGCCGGCCCTGGGAGATGGTGCTCTGCATCTACGGCTTCCCCTCCAACGTCGCCGCCCTCCAG TTCGAGTGGGCGTGGCAGCACCCGACGGAGTCCCTCGCCGTGCGCAAGGCCGCCGCCgagttcaagtcgctcggcggcaTCGGCAACAAGGTCAAGCTTGCGTACACCATGCTCAACCTCCCCTCATGGGAAAG TCTGAACCTGACGGTGAACTTCTTCTCCTCGAAGAACACCAAGTTCACCACCGGCTGCCCGTCGCTGCCGAGCCAGATGAAGGCTGTCGTGTGCGGTATGGAGGATCTGCAGTGCCAGCCCGACGGCCCGTCATccgaggaggatgacaatgacaTCCGCGACGAGTCCCAAGATAATGGGGAAGAACCGCCTGACTCGCCTATCCGAGATGGATTTTCATATTCTGACTACTGTTTCCAGCAACCGTCCTCTGATCAAGCGCAGCCGATGGACGAGCAAACCATAAGTGCAGGTTCTGGTGTCGAGGATGACTTTGTTGACGAGTTCGCTTCTTCGATGGAAAGGAGCGAaatccttggcacaagaagaggaCTGAACGGACCAAGAACATCGCCTCTATGTTCCTTGGGCGCGTGCAGCAACGATGACGGATTGGAAGAAGAGGCAGGACTGATGTCTCCATTATTGATGCCCAATGCTAGCTCAGATGCTGGTGACGGCCGCCATATCCTCAACGGAAACCACGTGGTGGACTTGGTTACCCCGACTCCACTAGGCCGGCTCCGGAGAAGAGACTGTATTTCCAGCATCTGTCCAAAGATCATTGATCTGACGTCCTCGCCTATTGTCATTCAGTTGTAG